A stretch of the Argentina anserina chromosome 6, drPotAnse1.1, whole genome shotgun sequence genome encodes the following:
- the LOC126798933 gene encoding LOW QUALITY PROTEIN: probable terpene synthase 9 (The sequence of the model RefSeq protein was modified relative to this genomic sequence to represent the inferred CDS: inserted 3 bases in 2 codons) produces MSSSPSNSLFNISDPPVAHQRRRRLAHYHPTIWGPELIDSFSSHYNHESYASQLEDLKQNVSRTLFASCYEDNAGSILKLIDAMQRLGVAYLFEKEIQAAIFTLVSSSTAGTTSDLQAVALKFRILRQYGIPISSDLFNEFRNSEGCFKDSLSDDVEGLLSLYEASHLGILGEDVLEEAKSFSSKNLKQSMTTILLNDDNLRKQVEQSLVAPVHRRMPRIEALDFINMYQREDASNLSLLELAKLDYNLVXISTSDGDKEALKVVERAGFXKSKASFSRDRLMENYLWALGITYEPQFSECRIGLTKFICILSAIDDMYDVYGFLDELELFTDAVTCWSLKASEDLPEYMKPIYSAMFTFGNELADKDCGLNILPHIKREWENLCKSYMVEARWFYSKYTPTLEEYLNNAWTSVGGPGAMLHAYLLTQGSQLTKASLESYNHGTQLIYWASLVTRLTDDLGTSKAEIERGDVAKSVQCYMEEKGISEEAAQEYIKGLISYSWKKINEESGKAAVPKSIVNLSLNMARTAHCIFQHGDGIGTSVGVTKDRLVSLITNPIPIDR; encoded by the exons ATGAGCTCCTCTCCCTCAAACTCATTATTCAACATTTCAGATCCTCCGGTAGCTCATCAACGCCGTCGCCGACTAGCTCATTATCATCCTACCATTTGGGGTCCCGAGCTCATCGATTCCTTCTCCTCTCACTACAAT CATGAGTCATATGCCTCACAATTGGAGGATCTAAAGCAGAATGTTTCAAGAACTTTGTTTGCATCGTGTTATGAAGACAATGCTGGTTCTATTTTGAAGCTCATAGACGCGATGCAGCGGTTAGGAGTAGCATACCTGTTTGAAAAGGAGATCCAAGCAGCTATATTTACTCTTGTTTCCTCTAGTACTGCTGGTACCACAAGCGATCTTCAGGCAGTTGCTTTGAAATTTCGGATACTAAGACAATATGGAATTCCAATTAGCTCTG ATTTGTTTAATGAGTTTAGAAATAGCGAGGGATGCTTCAAAGATAGCTTAAGCGATGATGTGGAGGGGCTTTTGAGTTTGTATGAAGCATCACACCTTGGAATTCTAGGAGAAGATGTTCTGGAGGAGGCCAAGAGTTTTAGTTCGAAAAACTTGAAACAATCCATGACAACAATATTATTGAACGACGATAATCTACGGAAGCAGGTAGAGCAATCACTGGTAGCTCCTGTGCACCGGAGGATGCCTAGGATAGAAGCTTTAGACTTCATCAACATGTACCAAAGGGAAGATGCCAGTAACCTGTCTCTGCTAGAGTTGGCCAAATTGGACTATAATCTTG CAATCAGTACATCAGACGGAGATAAAGAAGCTCTCAAG GTGGTGGAGAGAGCTGGATT CAAATCCAAGGCAAGTTTCTCGAGGGACAGATTGATGGAGAACTACTTGTGGGCATTGGGAATTACTTATGAACCTCAATTCTCCGAATGCAGAATAGGCCTCACGAAATTTATATGCATACTGTCAGCCATTGATGATATGTATGATGTGTATGGATTCCTGGATGAGCTCGAGCTATTTACAGATGCAGTAACTTG TTGGAGTCTGAAGGCTAGTGAGGACCTTCCTGAGTACATGAAGCCGATTTATTCTGCCATGTTCACATTTGGCAACGAATTAGCTGATAAGGATTGTGGTCTGAACATTCTTCCTCATATCAAGAGAGAG TGGGAAAATCTTTGTAAGTCGTATATGGTGGAAGCACGCTGGTTTTACAGCAAATACACACCGACTCTCGAGGAGTATTTGAACAATGCATGGACTTCGGTGGGCGGTCCTGGAGCAATGCTCCATGCTTATTTGTTAACGCAAGGATCCCAACTAACAAAAGCTTCACTTGAGTCCTATAATCATGGCACTCAACTTATATATTGGGCATCTCTCGTGACTCGACTTACCGACGATCTGGGCACTTCCAAG GCTGAGATCGAGAGAGGGGATGTTGCAAAGTCGGTTCAGTGCTACATGGAAGAAAAAGGCATATCAGAAGAAGCAGCACAGGAATACATAAAAGGCTTAATCAGCTATTCATGGAAGAAGATCAATGAAGAGAGTGGCAAAGCTGCTGTACCAAAATCTATTGTAAACCTGTCACTCAATATGGCACGGACTGCTCACTGCATTTTTCAACATGGTGATGGAATTGGGACATCGGTCGGGGTGACTAAAGATCGTTTAGTCTCTTTGATTACAAATCCTATCCCTATCGATCGATGA